Proteins found in one Deltaproteobacteria bacterium genomic segment:
- a CDS encoding M48 family metallopeptidase yields the protein MTSHWFFWLFLATFILHELWEGGLVLLNIAHTRKHRDRIPDFFRDKIDSESHSKSIDYTIEKARFELVVSLTAIPVVWGAILSGFFEKLDLGVTQWIPSPTLTHSVVYCAAAGLIVMILKMPGSLYSNFVLEAKYGFNKMTAKTFAFDQIKGLLLGALFGIPILTLVFWLCAVAGPFWWLWAFCAVFGFQFFVAAVYPVLLAPVFNKFTPLGDGELKESILSLAQKIRFRLSGIFTIDGSKRSSHSNAYFAGMGRWRRIVLFDTLTHQMSHREILSVLAHEMGHNIKKHVHKYLVYSFFYALAGFALLGRIVDWDPFFAAFGAGEPAPYKALVLFGLFADTFTFWMTPLWNTLSRGHEYEADRFSVETTKDNQGMTQALLKLSKENLSNLNPHPLYSFCHYSHPTTLERIRAIEKF from the coding sequence ATGACTTCCCACTGGTTTTTCTGGCTCTTTCTCGCCACCTTTATTCTCCACGAATTGTGGGAAGGGGGCCTTGTCCTCTTGAACATCGCCCACACCCGCAAGCATCGCGACCGGATTCCCGATTTCTTCCGGGATAAAATCGACTCCGAATCCCACTCAAAAAGCATCGACTACACCATCGAAAAAGCCCGCTTTGAGCTTGTCGTCTCGCTTACAGCCATCCCCGTTGTCTGGGGGGCGATCCTTTCCGGATTTTTCGAAAAGCTCGATCTTGGGGTTACGCAGTGGATTCCCTCCCCAACGCTCACCCATTCGGTTGTCTATTGCGCCGCCGCCGGTCTGATCGTGATGATTTTGAAGATGCCGGGTTCCCTCTATTCCAACTTTGTCCTCGAGGCGAAATACGGCTTCAACAAAATGACGGCCAAAACATTTGCCTTCGACCAGATCAAGGGTCTTTTACTCGGCGCCCTTTTTGGAATCCCCATTCTCACGCTCGTGTTCTGGCTCTGTGCCGTCGCAGGCCCCTTTTGGTGGCTTTGGGCCTTTTGCGCGGTCTTCGGCTTTCAGTTTTTTGTGGCCGCGGTTTACCCCGTTTTGCTGGCGCCGGTCTTCAACAAATTCACGCCGCTGGGCGACGGGGAATTGAAGGAATCGATCCTTTCGCTGGCGCAAAAGATCCGCTTCAGGCTTTCGGGAATTTTCACCATCGACGGCTCGAAGCGCTCCAGCCATTCGAACGCCTACTTCGCGGGGATGGGGAGATGGCGACGGATCGTCCTCTTCGATACGCTGACCCATCAGATGTCCCACCGGGAAATCCTCTCGGTTTTGGCCCACGAAATGGGGCACAACATCAAAAAACATGTCCATAAATATCTTGTCTATTCTTTCTTTTACGCCCTGGCCGGGTTTGCCCTTCTGGGGCGGATAGTCGACTGGGATCCCTTCTTTGCGGCCTTTGGAGCGGGAGAGCCGGCCCCTTACAAGGCGCTTGTCCTGTTCGGACTGTTTGCCGACACTTTCACCTTCTGGATGACGCCGCTCTGGAACACCCTTTCGCGGGGTCATGAATACGAGGCCGACCGTTTTTCGGTGGAAACGACAAAAGACAACCAGGGAATGACGCAGGCCCTCCTTAAACTTTCGAAGGAAAACCTTTCAAACCTGAACCCCCACCCCCTCTACAGTTTTTGCCATTATTCCCATCCGACAACCCTTGAGAGAATCAGGGCGATTGAAAAGTTTTGA